In one window of Paraflavitalea soli DNA:
- a CDS encoding LytR/AlgR family response regulator transcription factor, whose protein sequence is MATDKISVLIVEDESIVAMDLAAGLENDGYEVAGIADNATEAKELFSQHKVDILLMDVNIIGDKDGIDTAIELLQQRTVPVIFLTAFTDPVTVGRVKNIQAAAFLTKPYNVTNVRIAIELAINNFAMARRQESAGKVIPLEKNAERPVPDTADKETVLQMNDYIFVKNNYVFVKIKLPDLLYIEADNNYVNVITQEKKFVLRLSLSQLLEKINFKPLVRIHRSYAVNINAIQSFNDQEVQINKIELPIGRNYKEEFLKNFDFR, encoded by the coding sequence ATGGCAACTGACAAGATAAGTGTACTGATCGTAGAAGATGAATCCATTGTAGCAATGGACCTTGCCGCCGGGCTGGAAAATGACGGCTACGAGGTAGCCGGTATCGCAGACAATGCCACAGAAGCCAAAGAATTATTTAGCCAACATAAGGTAGATATCCTGTTGATGGATGTAAACATTATCGGCGACAAAGATGGTATCGACACCGCCATCGAACTGTTGCAACAAAGGACTGTGCCTGTCATTTTCCTGACGGCTTTCACCGATCCTGTAACGGTAGGCCGGGTAAAAAACATTCAGGCAGCTGCTTTTCTTACCAAACCCTATAACGTAACCAATGTGCGGATTGCCATTGAGCTGGCTATTAATAATTTTGCGATGGCCCGCCGCCAGGAGTCTGCCGGTAAAGTGATCCCCCTGGAAAAAAATGCAGAACGCCCGGTACCCGACACAGCCGATAAGGAAACAGTGCTCCAGATGAATGATTACATTTTTGTGAAGAACAATTATGTATTTGTAAAGATCAAACTGCCCGACCTGCTCTACATCGAAGCCGACAACAATTACGTCAACGTCATTACCCAGGAAAAGAAATTCGTACTACGTTTATCCCTTAGCCAGTTATTGGAGAAGATCAATTTTAAACCCCTGGTGCGCATACACCGGTCCTACGCTGTTAACATCAACGCCATTCAATCCTTTAATGACCAGGAAGTGCAGATCAATAAGATCGAATTGCCCATTGGCCGTAACTATAAAGAAGAGTTTCTGAAAAATTTCGACTTCAGGTAA
- a CDS encoding DUF6311 domain-containing protein translates to MNTINPRPTLMNQKGLLIASFLVVIIIHHITYGLGTLVPTNISWLMTAMHDWGTHYLGWAFYKDEPWGFPLGNISRYYYPLGTNVGFTDSIPLFAIFFKLFKSILPSDFQYFGLWLFTCYLLTAYFTIRLLQLFKLHPYIIFIGVIFLTANPVLVYRGLHPALCAHWLIIASLYLYFSNPQSTNPRQLLKYQLILLLLAASINPYLWFMVLGFNIALPLKLAFFDKVLKKRSFYLYAAASITATIFCWYLIGMVTFSHQEDFAVQGAYGLYSLNLNSLYNATGFSTLLPAFKQVSWHQYEGFMYLGAGIMLLLPIALIYLVPRVTKKSDQPLKNRFFLRSTNTKLLPLLLLVLIISIFSITHIVSFNDKVLFKIPIPDKLAKLGEVFRASARCFWLPYYLILFTVIITLAKTTWSLLIRVVVLMLALGLQLYDTKFLLTYRNLSYGSYKTPLDDETWGALFDQFDKIEFYPPFASHQLTPMDYQYFCYLAVKKKKPINIGYVARANNTSMERYRDTLTSRLEEGKLDPKTLYISTSPHLKHFVLAVQTGACQVSTLNNYFYFYSRKGQTPKTSLLSGQLTVENKAKLDSVMQIMTKRVVFTKVIKPSFENAPKSITYYVTRANNGSQYLSTDGWAFIEATNNNKGDSTFIALSSDTSFYTSPANIIQRPDVTSHFKKEDLSDAGFESLSFFDNIPAGKYEMGLMIKNKAGKYYYQPVEKTISVGTADQSIPANQK, encoded by the coding sequence ATGAATACAATCAATCCCAGACCAACACTCATGAACCAGAAAGGGCTGCTGATAGCATCCTTCCTGGTTGTAATCATTATTCATCATATAACTTATGGGCTGGGTACCCTGGTACCTACGAATATAAGTTGGCTAATGACCGCCATGCATGATTGGGGAACGCATTATCTCGGCTGGGCCTTTTACAAGGATGAGCCCTGGGGATTTCCCCTGGGCAACATCTCGCGTTATTATTACCCATTAGGGACTAATGTGGGTTTTACCGATTCCATCCCTTTGTTTGCGATCTTCTTCAAGTTATTCAAGTCAATACTGCCTTCCGATTTCCAATACTTTGGCTTGTGGCTTTTTACCTGCTACTTGCTTACAGCTTATTTTACTATACGGCTTTTGCAGCTATTTAAGCTACACCCGTATATCATATTTATTGGTGTTATATTTTTAACAGCCAACCCAGTCCTTGTCTACCGCGGTCTTCATCCGGCATTGTGCGCTCATTGGCTGATCATCGCTTCTTTGTACCTCTATTTCTCCAACCCCCAGTCCACCAACCCACGCCAGCTGCTTAAGTACCAGCTTATACTGTTATTACTGGCCGCTTCCATCAATCCCTACCTCTGGTTTATGGTATTGGGGTTTAATATTGCATTGCCCTTAAAACTTGCTTTCTTTGACAAGGTCCTAAAAAAGCGATCTTTCTACCTATATGCGGCTGCTTCTATTACAGCCACTATCTTTTGCTGGTACCTGATCGGCATGGTTACCTTTTCCCATCAGGAAGACTTTGCAGTGCAGGGCGCTTATGGCCTGTATAGTTTAAACTTAAATTCTTTATATAACGCAACCGGTTTTTCTACCCTCCTGCCTGCCTTTAAACAAGTAAGCTGGCACCAGTATGAAGGATTTATGTACCTTGGGGCAGGTATAATGCTTTTATTACCCATTGCACTGATCTATCTGGTACCACGCGTTACAAAAAAAAGCGACCAGCCATTAAAGAACAGGTTTTTTCTGCGCTCAACCAATACAAAGCTGTTGCCTTTGCTACTGCTTGTATTGATTATCAGCATCTTTTCAATTACCCATATTGTTTCCTTTAATGATAAGGTCCTTTTCAAGATACCCATACCCGATAAATTAGCTAAACTGGGAGAAGTATTTCGTGCAAGCGCCAGGTGCTTTTGGTTGCCCTACTACCTCATCCTGTTTACAGTTATTATTACATTGGCTAAGACTACCTGGTCCTTATTGATCAGGGTAGTGGTGTTAATGCTAGCATTGGGACTGCAATTGTATGATACCAAATTTCTTTTAACCTATAGGAATCTATCCTATGGATCATACAAAACGCCGCTTGATGATGAGACCTGGGGCGCTCTTTTTGACCAGTTTGATAAAATAGAGTTTTATCCTCCTTTTGCATCACATCAGCTCACCCCGATGGACTATCAATACTTTTGTTACCTCGCTGTAAAAAAGAAGAAGCCGATCAATATCGGTTATGTTGCGAGAGCCAACAATACATCCATGGAACGGTATAGGGATACCCTCACTTCAAGGCTGGAAGAAGGAAAACTGGATCCAAAGACCTTATACATATCCACATCGCCGCACCTCAAGCACTTTGTATTGGCCGTGCAGACCGGCGCCTGCCAGGTAAGCACGTTAAATAACTACTTCTATTTCTATTCAAGAAAAGGACAAACCCCAAAAACATCTCTTTTGAGCGGGCAATTGACTGTTGAGAATAAGGCAAAGCTTGACTCTGTAATGCAAATAATGACCAAAAGAGTAGTCTTTACGAAGGTTATAAAACCCTCATTTGAAAACGCCCCAAAAAGTATTACCTATTACGTTACAAGGGCCAATAACGGCTCCCAATATCTGTCAACAGATGGCTGGGCATTTATTGAAGCCACCAATAACAACAAGGGAGATTCCACTTTTATTGCGCTCTCATCAGATACCAGCTTTTATACATCGCCCGCTAACATTATCCAACGGCCGGATGTGACAAGCCATTTTAAGAAAGAGGATCTGAGCGATGCGGGCTTTGAGTCATTATCCTTTTTTGATAACATACCTGCAGGGAAATATGAGATGGGACTTATGATCAAAAATAAAGCCGGCAAGTATTATTATCAACCCGTTGAAAAAACGATCAGTGTTGGTACGGCTGATCAGTCTATACCGGCAAACCAAAAATGA
- a CDS encoding DUF1972 domain-containing protein, whose protein sequence is MKVGILGTRGVPNAYGGFEQFAQYLSYGLAEKGHEVFVYNSSEHPYQEKQWGKVNIIHCKDWEGKIGTAGQFIYDYNCIRDARKRNFDILLQLGYTSNSIWHWLWPKQSINIVNMDGLEWKRSKYNKPTQHFLQRAEHWAAQHADLLIADSVGIQDYLTAKYQKSSVFIPYGAEIPGSYSPSVIEQYHVDVNKYFLLIARMEPENNIETIIKGYLLSKHSYPLIVVGNPGNKFGQYLKDNYGNPQVRFAGAIYDTNIINNLRHYAHLYFHGHSVGGTNPSLLEAMACECNIAAHDNTFNKAILQKDAQYFSDPEQVAHIITIKTDPGILAQHKQRNVEKIKTSYNWKKIIDDYEQVFFKALQTTAAPR, encoded by the coding sequence ATGAAAGTAGGTATTCTTGGTACAAGAGGGGTTCCCAATGCATACGGAGGGTTTGAGCAATTTGCCCAATATTTATCATACGGACTGGCTGAAAAAGGCCATGAAGTATTTGTTTATAACTCCAGCGAACACCCCTACCAGGAAAAGCAATGGGGCAAGGTCAATATCATTCACTGCAAAGACTGGGAAGGTAAGATAGGCACTGCAGGTCAGTTTATCTACGATTATAACTGCATCCGTGATGCCCGGAAAAGGAACTTTGACATTCTCCTGCAATTAGGATATACCAGCAACTCCATCTGGCATTGGCTTTGGCCTAAACAAAGCATTAACATAGTTAATATGGATGGGCTCGAATGGAAGCGAAGTAAGTATAACAAGCCAACACAACATTTCCTGCAAAGGGCAGAGCATTGGGCAGCCCAACATGCCGATCTGTTGATCGCTGATTCTGTTGGTATACAGGACTACCTAACAGCCAAATACCAAAAGTCTTCTGTATTTATTCCCTATGGCGCTGAGATCCCTGGCAGCTACTCCCCTTCAGTCATTGAACAATACCATGTGGATGTAAATAAATATTTTCTGCTCATAGCGCGGATGGAGCCTGAGAACAACATCGAAACAATTATCAAAGGGTATCTGCTATCCAAACACTCTTACCCATTGATCGTTGTAGGCAATCCAGGTAATAAATTTGGTCAGTATCTAAAGGACAATTACGGCAACCCACAGGTAAGGTTTGCCGGCGCCATATACGATACCAATATCATCAATAACCTGCGCCATTATGCGCACCTTTACTTTCATGGACATTCGGTAGGAGGCACAAACCCATCCCTGCTGGAAGCGATGGCCTGCGAATGCAATATTGCCGCTCATGACAATACTTTTAACAAGGCTATCTTACAGAAGGACGCCCAATATTTTTCTGATCCGGAGCAAGTGGCTCATATCATTACCATTAAAACAGATCCCGGAATATTAGCTCAGCACAAACAGCGCAATGTAGAAAAGATCAAAACCAGCTATAACTGGAAGAAGATAATTGATGATTATGAGCAGGTGTTTTTCAAAGCCCTGCAAACTACTGCCGCGCCCAGGTAA
- a CDS encoding MutS-related protein, with the protein MELDITTYNDLSIFQHEEEFSIFHKLNFTRTVEGREWLLKFFHNPFSDLRQIKETQHIIRTIYNNINDWPLTITNGTVMVIERFYDSNIDYMGAANFVNALSYRVLHAADFSLVRYSLSHFADFVRGMHQLIELFENNDAPVLIRSYLHRAKDLLNRKEIQDLRQLPAGAKFSLTQTIYYGAYVRDHFKAPLFELINIYGRFDAWYSMAVAMQRFQLSFPEFIVQDQPLIDAKQLYHILLPTPVPYDVQMSKESNFVFLTGANMAGKSTFIKAVGTSVFLAHLGMGVPAAAMRLTTFDGLLSNINVVDNIVKGESYFFNEVQRIRNTIVKINDGRKWLVLIDELFKGTNVQDAMKCSYTVIQGLIKIKSALFILSTHLYEIGEDLRKYSNISFRFFETTVNGDQLHFSYQLKEGISNDRLGYLILKREKVVELLERL; encoded by the coding sequence ATGGAATTAGACATCACCACCTACAACGACCTTTCCATTTTTCAGCATGAAGAAGAATTCTCCATTTTTCATAAGCTAAACTTTACCCGTACGGTAGAAGGACGTGAGTGGCTGTTAAAATTCTTCCATAATCCATTTAGCGACCTGCGCCAGATAAAGGAAACGCAGCACATCATCCGCACCATTTACAACAACATCAATGACTGGCCACTCACCATTACCAATGGTACCGTGATGGTCATTGAGCGGTTTTACGACAGCAACATCGACTACATGGGTGCGGCCAATTTTGTCAATGCGCTCAGCTATAGGGTACTTCATGCGGCCGACTTTTCACTGGTCAGGTATTCCCTGTCGCACTTTGCCGATTTTGTACGGGGCATGCACCAGCTGATCGAGTTGTTTGAAAATAATGATGCCCCTGTATTGATCCGCTCTTACCTGCACCGGGCCAAAGACCTGCTGAACAGAAAGGAGATACAGGACCTGCGCCAGTTACCCGCAGGCGCCAAGTTCAGCCTTACACAGACCATCTACTATGGCGCCTATGTAAGGGATCACTTTAAAGCGCCGCTTTTTGAGTTGATCAATATCTACGGCCGCTTTGATGCCTGGTATTCCATGGCAGTGGCCATGCAACGTTTCCAGCTTAGTTTCCCGGAATTCATCGTACAGGACCAGCCATTGATCGACGCCAAACAATTATACCATATCCTCTTGCCTACCCCCGTGCCGTATGATGTGCAGATGAGCAAGGAAAGCAACTTCGTTTTTCTCACAGGGGCCAATATGGCGGGCAAAAGCACCTTTATCAAGGCTGTGGGCACCTCCGTATTCCTGGCCCACCTGGGCATGGGCGTACCAGCTGCCGCCATGCGCTTAACCACCTTTGATGGCCTGCTGAGTAATATCAATGTGGTAGACAATATTGTAAAGGGGGAAAGCTATTTCTTCAATGAAGTACAACGCATCCGCAATACCATTGTAAAGATCAATGACGGGCGCAAATGGCTGGTGCTGATTGATGAACTATTCAAAGGCACCAATGTACAGGATGCCATGAAATGTTCTTACACCGTTATCCAGGGATTGATCAAAATAAAGTCTGCCCTCTTTATCCTGTCAACCCACTTGTATGAGATAGGGGAAGACCTCAGGAAATATTCCAATATCTCCTTCCGCTTTTTTGAAACGACGGTAAATGGAGACCAACTGCATTTCAGTTACCAGTTGAAGGAAGGCATCAGCAATGACAGGCTGGGCTACCTGATCCTGAAGCGGGAAAAAGTAGTGGAGCTGCTGGAACGATTGTAA
- a CDS encoding YifB family Mg chelatase-like AAA ATPase: MLVKTFGSAVYGVEAITITIEVNEMSGADYYIVGLPDSAVKESLQRVESALKTNNYFMPRRKLVVNLAPADIKKTGSAFDLAIAVGTLAASEQLLNPEKLKDYVIMGELNLDGTIQPIKGALPIAITTRKEGFKGLILPKQNSREAAIVNNLAVYGVSHINEVIQFFREEESLQPVTVDTRDEFLTAQHHFDFDFAEVKGQENIKRALEIAAAGGHNAILVGPPGAGKTMLAKRLPTILPPLSLQEALETTKIHSVAGKLPDNSMLIARRPFRSPHHTVSDVALVGGGGTPQPGEISLAHNGVLFLDELPEFKRTVLEVMRQPIEERRVTISRSKMVVDFPASFILIAAMNPCLCGFYNHPTKACSCPPGHVQKYLSKISGPLLDRIDLHVEVTPVSFSELSTQKSGETSSVIRERVIRAREIQAVRYAAYPSIYCNAQMTSKQLKQICTINTVGQHLLKTAMEKLNLSARAYDRILKVSRTIADLSDSDAIKPEHIAEAIQYRSLDRDNWGK; the protein is encoded by the coding sequence ATGCTTGTAAAGACCTTTGGAAGTGCCGTATACGGTGTTGAAGCCATTACTATAACTATTGAAGTCAATGAAATGAGCGGGGCCGACTATTATATAGTAGGCCTGCCCGACAGCGCTGTTAAAGAAAGCCTGCAGCGGGTAGAGAGCGCCCTTAAAACCAACAATTATTTCATGCCCCGGCGCAAACTGGTGGTGAACCTGGCGCCGGCAGATATTAAAAAGACCGGATCAGCTTTTGATCTCGCGATAGCAGTAGGGACCCTGGCAGCTTCAGAGCAATTACTTAATCCCGAAAAATTAAAAGACTATGTGATCATGGGTGAGTTGAATCTTGATGGTACTATCCAACCCATCAAAGGCGCCCTGCCTATTGCCATTACCACCCGGAAGGAAGGCTTCAAAGGCCTGATATTGCCCAAACAAAATTCCAGGGAAGCGGCCATTGTCAATAACCTGGCTGTATATGGCGTTAGCCATATCAATGAGGTGATCCAATTTTTCAGGGAAGAGGAATCCTTACAGCCGGTAACTGTAGATACCAGAGATGAGTTTCTGACTGCACAGCATCATTTTGATTTTGACTTTGCAGAAGTGAAAGGTCAGGAAAACATCAAGCGGGCATTGGAAATAGCCGCTGCCGGCGGGCATAATGCCATACTGGTAGGTCCGCCGGGTGCAGGCAAAACCATGCTGGCAAAAAGGTTGCCTACGATATTACCGCCTCTTTCATTACAGGAAGCGCTGGAAACTACCAAGATCCATTCAGTGGCCGGGAAACTGCCCGATAATTCTATGTTAATAGCCAGGCGCCCTTTTCGTTCTCCACACCATACAGTGAGTGATGTAGCCCTGGTAGGAGGTGGAGGGACGCCGCAGCCGGGAGAAATATCACTGGCACATAATGGAGTATTATTCCTGGATGAGCTGCCGGAATTCAAAAGAACAGTATTGGAAGTAATGCGCCAGCCTATAGAAGAACGGCGGGTGACTATTTCCCGGTCGAAGATGGTTGTTGACTTTCCGGCCAGCTTTATTTTGATAGCAGCGATGAACCCATGCTTATGTGGATTTTATAACCATCCAACCAAGGCTTGCAGCTGTCCGCCGGGCCATGTACAAAAGTATTTGAGTAAAATATCCGGGCCTTTATTGGACAGGATCGATTTGCATGTAGAAGTTACGCCGGTTTCTTTCTCAGAACTTAGCACGCAAAAAAGTGGGGAAACCTCTTCTGTTATCAGGGAGCGTGTTATCAGGGCCAGGGAAATACAGGCAGTCCGTTATGCTGCCTATCCCTCTATTTATTGCAATGCACAAATGACCAGCAAGCAGCTCAAACAAATATGTACTATAAACACAGTAGGACAGCATTTGCTCAAAACAGCCATGGAGAAGCTCAATCTTTCAGCCCGGGCTTATGATCGTATACTTAAAGTAAGCCGTACCATCGCCGATCTTTCAGACAGCGATGCCATTAAGCCTGAGCATATTGCCGAAGCCATTCAATACAGGAGCTTAGACAGGGATAACTGGGGAAAATAA
- a CDS encoding dihydroorotase, producing the protein MQNYLIKNITVVNEGKSVVNDVLIKDGRIEKIGPSIQPGIAVVEINGEGKHLLPGAIDDQVHFREPGLTHKASIYTESKAAVAGGVTSFMEMPNTVPPVFTQQLLEDKYKIGASTALANYSFFMGTSNDNIDEVLRTNDRKKDICGVKIFMGSSTGGLLVDNYLTLDKIFGGSEVLIATHCEDEKIIKANLERIKKEKGTLEAADHPLIRDENGCFESSLTAIQFAKKHNSRLHILHISTEKELQLFSNMVPLDQKNITAEVCVHHLHFTSDDYATLGNRIKCNPAIKAPHNRTALWQALLDDRLDVIATDHAPHTLEEKGYERAADGSLQLTSGNGGYEKSHAGLPLVQHSLLLMLHYVQQGAISLEKVVEKMSHAVATCFQIADRGFIREGYRADLVIVDLQKPYTITPGNILYKCGWSPLEGFTFPATVTNTFVNGHMVYGNGVWDESQKGQRLSFER; encoded by the coding sequence ATGCAAAATTACCTGATTAAGAATATAACGGTGGTCAACGAGGGCAAGTCTGTAGTCAATGATGTGCTCATAAAAGATGGGCGTATTGAAAAGATCGGCCCCTCTATTCAGCCCGGCATTGCTGTTGTAGAAATAAACGGCGAGGGAAAACATTTATTACCCGGGGCCATTGATGACCAGGTTCATTTCCGGGAACCCGGCCTTACCCATAAGGCCAGTATTTATACAGAATCCAAAGCAGCAGTGGCCGGCGGCGTTACCTCCTTTATGGAAATGCCCAACACTGTACCCCCCGTATTTACACAGCAGCTGCTGGAGGATAAGTACAAGATTGGTGCCAGCACTGCACTGGCCAACTACTCCTTTTTTATGGGAACCAGCAATGATAACATCGATGAGGTGCTGAGAACAAATGACCGGAAAAAAGATATCTGTGGGGTAAAAATATTCATGGGCTCCTCTACCGGAGGGCTGCTGGTAGACAATTACCTCACACTGGATAAGATATTTGGCGGCAGCGAAGTACTGATCGCTACCCACTGCGAGGATGAAAAGATCATCAAAGCCAACCTGGAACGTATCAAAAAGGAAAAAGGGACGCTGGAAGCGGCAGACCATCCACTTATCCGCGACGAAAATGGCTGCTTTGAATCTTCCTTAACCGCTATCCAGTTTGCCAAAAAGCACAATAGCCGTCTGCACATACTCCATATCAGCACAGAAAAGGAATTGCAGCTGTTCTCCAATATGGTGCCCCTCGACCAAAAGAATATTACGGCAGAAGTATGTGTGCACCATTTGCATTTTACCAGCGATGATTACGCTACCTTGGGCAACCGCATAAAATGTAATCCGGCCATCAAAGCCCCTCACAACCGCACAGCCCTGTGGCAGGCCTTACTCGACGACCGGCTGGATGTAATTGCCACCGATCATGCGCCCCATACCCTGGAAGAAAAAGGATATGAACGCGCCGCAGATGGCAGTTTGCAACTGACGTCTGGCAACGGGGGCTACGAAAAATCCCATGCCGGCTTACCCCTGGTACAGCATTCCCTATTGCTGATGCTGCATTATGTGCAACAAGGCGCCATTTCCCTGGAAAAAGTAGTAGAAAAAATGAGTCATGCCGTGGCTACCTGCTTTCAGATTGCCGACAGGGGATTCATACGGGAAGGTTACCGGGCCGATCTGGTGATCGTAGACCTGCAGAAGCCTTATACCATTACCCCCGGAAATATCCTCTATAAATGCGGCTGGAGCCCGCTGGAGGGCTTTACCTTTCCGGCTACCGTAACTAATACTTTTGTAAATGGCCATATGGTTTATGGAAATGGGGTATGGGATGAATCTCAAAAGGGACAACGATTATCTTTTGAGCGATAA
- a CDS encoding sugar transferase, with amino-acid sequence MMITTFSKVQTFEKRAGIPIDSTALRTYLIEKRNYFFFKRLFDIVLSSLIIVFLLSWLFPIIALLIKLDTSGPVFFIQRRVGRWGKSFKCLKFRTMVVNDQANVKQATENDKRITRVGNFLRKSNLDEFPQFFNVLMGQMSIVGPRPHMHSDCNTFSSVVHNYKFRNTVKPGITGLAQVKGYRGPTKNFESIFHRYQFDAFYIRNANFWLDMRIVRKTAGQTFKMIFSKFFPGDLQNEEETTPKRWTASFRSLN; translated from the coding sequence ATGATGATAACGACCTTTTCCAAAGTCCAGACCTTTGAAAAAAGAGCTGGAATACCTATTGATTCTACCGCCTTAAGAACCTATCTTATTGAGAAGCGTAACTACTTCTTCTTCAAGAGATTGTTTGATATTGTACTCTCTTCCCTCATTATAGTTTTCCTCTTAAGCTGGTTATTCCCAATTATAGCATTGCTCATAAAGCTCGACACTTCAGGGCCTGTATTCTTTATCCAACGCAGGGTAGGCCGTTGGGGAAAAAGCTTTAAATGCCTGAAATTCAGGACCATGGTGGTGAATGACCAGGCTAATGTAAAGCAAGCTACGGAAAATGATAAGCGTATCACCCGTGTTGGAAATTTCCTGCGTAAATCCAACCTGGATGAGTTTCCCCAGTTCTTCAATGTCCTCATGGGGCAAATGAGCATTGTAGGCCCCAGGCCACATATGCATTCCGATTGCAATACCTTTTCGTCTGTTGTTCATAACTATAAGTTCAGAAATACAGTTAAACCAGGTATTACGGGCCTGGCACAGGTAAAAGGTTACCGTGGTCCTACCAAGAACTTTGAAAGCATTTTTCATCGTTACCAGTTTGACGCCTTTTATATCCGCAATGCTAATTTCTGGCTGGATATGAGGATTGTACGTAAGACTGCTGGACAAACCTTCAAAATGATCTTCTCTAAATTCTTCCCTGGTGACTTGCAGAACGAAGAAGAAACTACACCCAAAAGGTGGACTGCTTCTTTTAGAAGCTTAAACTGA
- a CDS encoding M1 family metallopeptidase, whose protein sequence is MKKIVFLVLLLSVIKHSIGQQPGAVIDVQHYRFALTLNDDNNNIQGKATIEVLLLKDTRQLTFELVSKRNDGKGMTVLQVTEKDKPVTFQQSADSLHIDLPAKAGEKREIEITYEGIPADGLVIDKNKYKHRGFFADNWPNRARNWLPCIDHPADKAPVDFLVTAPNHYQVVANGVQVEETSLANNLKLTHYKETTPLPMKVMVIGVADFAVQYAGDVQCIPVYSWVYPENKDKGFYDYAQATEILPFFIKNVGPYGYKKLANVQSKTMFGGLENAGAIFYSENSVTGTRKSESLLTHEIAHQWFGDMATETEWAHIWLSEGFATYMTILYFEHKYGQDTARKMLLEDRSQVIGYTKRSKKPIVDSSVKDYMALLNPNSYQKGGWVLHMLRNQLGDSIFWKGIRSYYAAYSGKNASTDDLRKRMEEVSGQHLRQFFLQWLYTAGHPVLDITWLYDKDKKGVSLTINQQQDIPFEFQLELSFYGQDRSFLFNKTVAVKSKQTTLVVPVTKPVEKVVADPATKLLFEGSVKGL, encoded by the coding sequence ATGAAGAAAATTGTCTTCCTGGTACTCTTACTTTCTGTGATCAAACATTCCATCGGTCAACAACCCGGTGCTGTGATAGATGTACAGCACTATCGTTTTGCACTCACACTGAATGATGACAACAATAACATTCAGGGAAAGGCTACCATTGAAGTTTTATTGCTTAAAGATACCCGCCAGCTCACCTTTGAACTGGTATCCAAACGCAATGACGGGAAAGGCATGACGGTGCTGCAGGTAACAGAAAAGGATAAACCCGTCACTTTTCAGCAATCGGCCGATTCGCTCCATATTGACCTTCCCGCCAAAGCAGGAGAAAAAAGAGAGATAGAGATCACCTATGAAGGTATCCCTGCCGACGGCCTGGTGATCGACAAGAATAAATACAAGCACCGTGGGTTCTTTGCCGACAACTGGCCCAACCGTGCACGCAACTGGCTTCCCTGCATAGATCACCCGGCGGATAAAGCGCCGGTCGATTTCCTGGTTACGGCCCCCAACCATTACCAGGTAGTAGCCAATGGTGTGCAGGTAGAAGAGACCTCGCTGGCCAATAACCTCAAGCTCACCCATTATAAAGAAACTACGCCCCTTCCCATGAAAGTGATGGTGATCGGGGTAGCCGATTTTGCAGTACAGTATGCCGGAGATGTACAATGTATTCCCGTGTACAGTTGGGTATACCCGGAGAATAAGGACAAGGGCTTTTATGATTACGCACAGGCTACAGAGATACTCCCTTTCTTTATCAAAAATGTAGGCCCTTATGGCTATAAGAAACTGGCGAATGTACAATCGAAGACCATGTTTGGCGGATTGGAGAATGCAGGCGCTATCTTTTATTCCGAGAATTCAGTAACAGGTACCCGTAAATCAGAATCCCTGCTCACCCACGAGATAGCCCATCAGTGGTTTGGTGATATGGCTACAGAAACAGAGTGGGCACATATCTGGTTAAGCGAAGGATTTGCCACCTATATGACCATCCTTTACTTTGAGCATAAGTACGGACAGGATACAGCCCGGAAAATGTTGCTGGAGGACCGCAGCCAGGTAATTGGCTACACCAAACGATCAAAGAAGCCAATAGTAGATTCTTCTGTTAAAGATTATATGGCTTTGCTCAATCCCAACTCCTACCAGAAAGGCGGCTGGGTATTACATATGTTACGCAATCAACTGGGTGATTCTATTTTCTGGAAAGGCATCCGTTCCTATTATGCAGCCTATAGTGGTAAAAATGCTTCTACCGACGACCTGCGTAAGCGCATGGAAGAAGTTTCAGGTCAGCACCTGCGGCAGTTTTTCCTGCAATGGCTGTATACCGCAGGCCATCCCGTATTGGATATCACCTGGCTATACGATAAGGATAAAAAGGGTGTATCACTCACCATCAACCAACAACAGGATATACCTTTTGAGTTTCAGTTGGAATTATCTTTTTATGGGCAAGACCGTAGCTTCCTCTTCAATAAAACAGTAGCTGTAAAATCTAAGCAAACCACGCTGGTGGTACCCGTTACCAAACCGGTGGAAAAAGTAGTGGCCGACCCGGCTACCAAACTACTATTTGAAGGATCTGTAAAAGGTTTATAG